One genomic region from Jiangella sp. DSM 45060 encodes:
- a CDS encoding helix-turn-helix domain-containing protein, which translates to MPQGFSHRVALLVGPGANPLEMAVGMELFGISRPELDVGWYDFVVCSAAGELDVREGLFTMRCPGTLDDVAAADTVIAPNRPDPERGFGADVHEALRAAQHRGARLVSFCTGAFTLAEAGLLDGHTVTTHWRWADRFRRRYPAVDLRPNVLFVDDGQVLTAAGSAAAMDLGLHIIRSDHGAAVASAVSRRLVFPAHREGGQQQFIERPVPRPGEATLAGAMEWATAHLDRPLTVAELAGRAAMSPSTFHRRFLAETGTTPLRWLHHERIDHARALLETTALDVAEIARAAGFGTSANLRQHFRRQTGLAPTAYRAAHAVG; encoded by the coding sequence ATGCCGCAAGGATTCTCGCACCGCGTCGCACTGCTCGTCGGGCCTGGCGCCAACCCGCTGGAGATGGCGGTCGGCATGGAGCTGTTCGGCATCAGCCGACCCGAGCTGGACGTCGGCTGGTACGACTTCGTGGTCTGCTCGGCCGCCGGCGAGCTGGACGTCCGCGAGGGCCTGTTCACCATGCGCTGCCCCGGCACGCTGGACGACGTCGCGGCGGCCGACACCGTGATCGCGCCGAACCGGCCCGACCCCGAGCGTGGCTTCGGCGCCGACGTGCACGAGGCGCTGCGCGCGGCCCAGCACCGGGGCGCGCGCCTGGTGAGCTTCTGCACCGGCGCGTTCACGCTGGCCGAGGCCGGCCTGCTCGACGGGCACACCGTCACCACTCACTGGCGCTGGGCCGACCGGTTCCGCCGCCGCTACCCGGCCGTCGACCTGCGGCCGAACGTGCTGTTCGTCGACGACGGCCAGGTGCTGACGGCGGCCGGCAGCGCGGCGGCGATGGACCTCGGCCTGCACATCATCCGGTCCGACCACGGCGCCGCCGTCGCCAGTGCCGTGAGCCGCCGGCTGGTGTTCCCGGCGCACCGCGAGGGTGGCCAGCAGCAGTTCATCGAGCGGCCGGTGCCACGGCCCGGCGAGGCGACGCTGGCCGGCGCGATGGAGTGGGCGACGGCGCACCTCGACCGCCCGCTCACCGTCGCCGAGCTGGCCGGCCGGGCCGCGATGAGCCCGAGCACCTTCCACCGCCGCTTCCTCGCCGAGACCGGCACCACGCCGCTGCGCTGGCTGCACCACGAACGCATCGACCACGCCCGCGCGCTGCTGGAGACCACCGCCCTGGACGTCGCCGAGATCGCCCGCGCGGCCGGCTTCGGCACCTCCGCCAACCTGCGCCAACACTTCCGCCGGCAGACCGGTCTCGCGCCGACGGCGTACCGGGCGGCGCACGCTGTCGGGTAG
- a CDS encoding nitroreductase family protein — protein MDTAVTDHLLSTTRAVRRKLDLDREVEPEVITECLRLAVQAPTPGAAQSWRWLVVRDQELRHQLGAIFREIGSAYMRRRREAAGAAADEQPMKRILESGQYLVDVIERVPVFVIPCVQGRPHGTNAADSVFYGGIFPAVWSFQLALRSRGLGSTLTSYHLVKEAEAARILGIPDDVTQVGLLPVAYTTTRDFKPGTRQPVEELSYLDRWGEPLVS, from the coding sequence ATGGACACCGCCGTCACCGACCATCTGCTCAGCACCACGCGCGCGGTGCGGCGCAAGCTCGACCTCGACCGCGAGGTCGAGCCCGAGGTCATCACCGAGTGCCTGCGCCTCGCCGTGCAGGCGCCCACCCCGGGCGCGGCGCAGAGCTGGCGCTGGCTGGTGGTGCGCGACCAGGAGCTGCGTCACCAGCTGGGCGCCATCTTCCGCGAGATCGGCTCCGCGTACATGCGCCGCCGCCGCGAGGCCGCCGGCGCCGCGGCCGACGAGCAGCCGATGAAGCGCATCCTCGAGTCCGGCCAGTACCTCGTGGACGTCATCGAGCGGGTGCCGGTGTTCGTCATCCCGTGCGTGCAGGGGCGGCCGCACGGCACCAACGCCGCCGACTCCGTCTTCTACGGCGGCATCTTCCCGGCGGTGTGGAGCTTCCAGCTGGCGCTGCGCTCCCGCGGCCTCGGCTCCACCCTCACGTCGTACCACCTGGTCAAGGAGGCCGAGGCGGCCCGCATCCTCGGCATCCCCGACGACGTCACCCAGGTCGGGCTGCTCCCCGTCGCCTACACCACGACGCGCGACTTCAAGCCCGGCACCCGCCAGCCGGTCGAGGAGCTCAGCTACCTCGACCGCTGGGGTGAGCCGCTCGTGTCCTAG
- a CDS encoding cupin domain-containing protein, which produces MTTSAPVSLDAALASFDDLWSPRIVTRVNDYDVRIAKVAGEFVWHAHDDTDEFFLVLDGELTIALRLPADGGRESAVTLRRGDVFVVPRGTEHRPSSADGASILMFEPTGTVNTGDHEGDVPEHITRTTGSALAG; this is translated from the coding sequence ATGACCACATCCGCACCTGTCAGCCTCGACGCCGCCCTCGCCTCGTTCGACGACCTGTGGAGCCCGCGCATCGTCACGCGGGTCAACGACTACGACGTCCGCATCGCCAAGGTGGCCGGCGAGTTCGTCTGGCACGCGCACGACGACACCGACGAGTTCTTCCTGGTCCTGGACGGCGAGCTGACCATCGCGCTGCGCCTTCCCGCCGACGGCGGCCGCGAGTCCGCGGTGACCCTGCGCCGCGGCGACGTGTTCGTCGTCCCGCGCGGCACCGAGCACCGCCCGTCGTCGGCCGACGGCGCGTCGATCCTCATGTTCGAACCGACCGGCACCGTCAACACCGGCGACCACGAGGGCGACGTGCCGGAGCACATCACCCGCACGACCGGGAGCGCGCTGGCGGGCTAG
- a CDS encoding nucleotidyl transferase AbiEii/AbiGii toxin family protein: protein MTEPDGRHRTQYDPASADLVLAQAADIVRATGFAAQHLVLIGGLVPSLLVPVLDPGIEPHIGTADVDLCLSLALVDGDTGTYERIETILRRMGFVAGEASFRWVRRGDVPMIVEFFCPAGPDRPAGRIWRPKSAENPVGKQNLGGTLSALSLAAGGILTEDVELLRRDVVLPDGKGRVPIDLRCTGPVAFVVAKTQALLGRDKQKDAYDIVWLIESWPGGPSAAATAFAERPAFDAPETGAALDDLRTAFADVEAIGPRSYARFLATDPDEEAGLERRAVGAIEEFLATIPDRDVQP from the coding sequence TTGACTGAGCCCGACGGCCGTCACCGCACGCAGTACGACCCGGCGTCAGCCGATCTCGTCCTCGCTCAGGCAGCGGACATCGTTCGCGCGACCGGTTTCGCCGCACAGCACCTCGTGCTCATCGGCGGACTGGTGCCAAGCCTGCTTGTGCCGGTGCTTGATCCCGGGATTGAACCGCACATCGGCACCGCCGATGTCGACCTCTGCCTGAGCCTCGCACTCGTCGACGGCGACACGGGGACTTACGAGCGAATCGAGACCATCCTCAGGCGGATGGGCTTCGTGGCGGGTGAGGCGTCCTTCCGCTGGGTGCGCCGCGGCGATGTCCCGATGATCGTCGAGTTCTTCTGCCCAGCCGGACCCGATCGGCCGGCCGGAAGGATCTGGCGACCGAAGTCCGCCGAGAATCCCGTCGGGAAGCAGAATCTCGGTGGCACCCTCTCCGCGCTGTCGCTGGCCGCCGGCGGAATCTTGACCGAGGACGTCGAGCTTCTCCGGCGGGACGTCGTGCTGCCCGACGGGAAGGGCCGGGTCCCGATCGACCTTCGCTGCACCGGCCCTGTCGCCTTCGTCGTGGCGAAGACGCAAGCCCTGCTCGGGCGTGACAAGCAGAAGGACGCGTACGACATCGTCTGGCTAATCGAGAGCTGGCCGGGCGGCCCCAGCGCGGCCGCGACGGCCTTCGCCGAGAGGCCGGCGTTCGACGCACCCGAGACCGGAGCTGCGCTTGACGATCTTCGGACGGCGTTCGCCGATGTCGAGGCCATCGGCCCCCGTAGCTACGCCCGCTTCCTCGCCACCGATCCGGACGAGGAAGCCGGCCTGGAACGGCGCGCGGTCGGTGCGATCGAGGAGTTTCTGGCCACGATCCCGGACCGAGACGTCCAACCGTAG